In the Chelonoidis abingdonii isolate Lonesome George chromosome 13, CheloAbing_2.0, whole genome shotgun sequence genome, one interval contains:
- the LOC116820393 gene encoding L-amino-acid oxidase-like, whose protein sequence is MDKFLFLQLLLLVVFPSLESLPGKLKKWEQCFDDPDYDELVDIAKNGLERKCNSKKVVIVGAGISGLTAAKLLRDAGCEVLVLEASGRLGGRIETYRERDWYMDLGPMRLPKHHRIVREFIKQFKLKLNTFYNTDANAWYLVNNVRARHKDVEQNPNILQYPVHPSEKGKSATQLYEQTLDKVTTDCNALKEKYDSFSTKEYLIKEGHLSRGAIDMIGDLMNEDGRFYMSFLHSVMAHVTFSNNSYDEITGGFDQLPNAFYQYVHGSIQFHSAVVKILTKGDQVIVSYRRANTSDLLSVTADYVLVTTTAKAARFIKFSPPLSPLKTHALRSIHYTKDVKIALACTKKFWEKDGIHGGRSITDRPSRFIYYPNHNFPSGLGVILASYTWGDDAEFFIPLSDEKCVDVVLEDLAKIHQLPKDYIQRVCNKYVIKKWGLDRYSMGSYVSFTQYQYVDYSKALFQNEGRIHFSGELTAQPHAWIDTAMKSGLRAARNIHAVINASPRQQQHELKENEL, encoded by the exons TATTTCTTCAGCTCTTACTCCTTGTGGTATTCCCGAGCTTGGAGAGCCTGCCTGGCAAACTGAAGAAGTGGGAACAATGCTTCGATGACCCTGACTATGATGAACTGGTGGATATTGCCAAAAACGGATTGGAAAGAAAGTGTAATTCAAAGAAGGTGGTGATTGTTGGGGCAGGAATCAGCGGACTCACAGCTGCCAAATTGTTGAGAGATGCTGGTTGTGAG GTTCTAGTTCTGGAAGCCAGTGGCCGCTTGGGAGGACGCATCGAGACCTATCGAGAACGAGATTGGTACATGGATCTGGGACCCATGCGTTTGCCAAAGCATCACAG GATTGTGCGTGAATTTATTAAACAATTTAAACTTAAACTGAATACATTCTATAATACTGATGCAAATGCCTGGTATTTGGTTAACAATGTCAGAGCAAGACATAAAGATGTGGAACAAAACCCTAATATCTTGCAGTACCCAGTGCATCCCTCAGAGAAGGGAAAATCTGCCACTCAACTTTATGAGCAGACATTGGATAAG GTGACAACAGACTGCAATGCTCTGAAAGAGAAATATGACTCCTTTTCCACCAAG GAgtatttaattaaagaaggacATTTAAGTAGAGGAGCCATTGACATGATTGGTGACTTGATGAACGAAGATGGTAGATTTTACATGTCATTTCTTCACTCAGTCATGGCTCATGTTACCTTCTCCAACAACAG TTACGATGAGATAACGGGGGGATTCGATCAACTTCCTAATGCTTTCTACCAGTATGTTCATGGAAGtattcagtttcactctgcaGTAGTGAAGATACTAACCAAGGGTGACCAAGTGATAGTGTCTTACCGTAGGGCAAACACATCGGACCTCCTATCTGTGACAGCCGATTATGTCCTTGTCACAACCACAGCAAAAGCCGCACGGTTCATTAAATTTTCTCCACCTCTTTCTCCTCTCAAGACCCATGCCCTGCGCTCCATTCACTACACAAAGGATGTCAAGATTGCTTTGGCCTGTACTAAAAAGTTTTGGGAGAAGGATGGAATCCATGGTGGGAGATCAATCACTGATCGCCCATCCAGATTCATCTACTATCCCAACCACAATTTCCCCAGTGGCCTGGGTGTGATCCTGGCTTCCTACACTTGGGGCGATGATGCTGAATTCTTTATTCCCCTTAGTGATGAAAAATGTGTTGATGTGGTGCTGGAGGACCTGGCAAAAATCCACCAGCTACCCAAAGATTATATCCAGCGTGTCTGCAATAAATATGTGATCAAGAAATGGGGCCTGGACAGATATTCCATGGGCTCATATGTTTCCTTCACGCAGTATCAATATGTCGACTACTCCAAGGCTCTGTTTCAGAATGAAGGGAGAATCCATTTTTCAGGAGAACTCACAGCCCAACCTCATGCCTGGATTGACACCGCTATGAAATCTGGTTTGAGAGCAGCCAGGAACATCCATGCTGTTATTAACGCCTCACCAAGGCAGCAGCAACATGAGCTGAAGGAAAATGAACTTTAG